A stretch of the Uranotaenia lowii strain MFRU-FL chromosome 3, ASM2978415v1, whole genome shotgun sequence genome encodes the following:
- the LOC129756114 gene encoding proteasome subunit beta type-3, with the protein MSILAYNGGCVVAMKGKNCVAIATDHRFGVQAQTIATDFEKVFEINPHMYLGLVGLQTDILTVYQRLLFRKNLYEIRENRQMTPERFAAMLSNFLYEKRFGPYFIEPVIAGLDPKTFEPFICNMDLIGCPNQPNDFVVAGTCAEQLYGMCETLWKPDLESQDLFEVISQALVNAFDRDAISGWGATVYIIEKEKLTVKKLKTRMD; encoded by the coding sequence ATGTCAATCTTAGCGTACAACGGTGGCTGCGTTGTGGCAATGAAAGGCAAAAATTGTGTCGCCATCGCCACCGATCATCGGTTTGGCGTTCAGGCCCAGACGATTGCCACCGACTTTGAGAAGGTATTCGAAATCAATCCGCACATGTATCTGGGCCTGGTGGGACTTCAAACGGACATCCTGACGGTGTATCAGCGATTATTGTTCCGCAAAAACCTGTACGAAATCCGGGAAAACAGGCAGATGACGCCGGAAAGATTTGCCGCTATGTTGTCCAACTTCCTGTACGAGAAACGCTTTGGACCCTATTTCATTGAACCGGTTATTGCCGGGTTGGATCCGAAAACCTTTGAACCGTTCATTTGCAACATGGACCTGATTGGGTGTCCGAACCAGCCGAACGATTTCGTTGTTGCTGGAACCTGTGCCGAACAGTTGTACGGTATGTGTGAAACGCTCTGGAAGCCGGATCTGGAATCGCAGGATCTGTTTGAGGTGATCTCCCAGGCGCTGGTAAATGCGTTTGATCGGGATGCCATCAGCGGTTGGGGCGCGACCGTCTACATCATCGAGAAGGAAAAACTGACGGTTAAGAAGCTGAAAACCCGCATGGATTAA
- the LOC129753400 gene encoding uncharacterized protein LOC129753400 — MSDVYELNDDFIIHEVYARPELWNKKLGINYNKNRAWGILSEKLEVPVDVLKKRWKVLRDCFVRNIVKIPKSELENSSDPLNYEPYVNWPLFGSLLFLKDHISHHKPSAWQQLLAENEQNDISLDDFSSEQLETSTTFNRCPDEDDYFVSSLLSHLRRIDPSKKLLCRMEIQRVVNEYAYGHSRLPQKHLDLEGLVRESCEGLSEEYLTEEINPSQM, encoded by the exons ATGTCGGATGTTTATGAACTTAATGACGATTTTATTATCCACGAGGTCTACGCACGGCCTGAACTGTGGAATAAAAAGTTGGGAATAAATTACAATAAGAATAGGGCCTGGGGAATTCTGTCCGAAAAACTTGAAGTGCCAG TTGATGTCCTTAAAAAACGTTGGAAAGTTCTGCGGGACTGCTTTGTGAGGAATATTGTTAAAATACCGAAGTCTGAATTGGAAAATTCATCAGACCCACTGAATTACGAACCATACGTCAATTGGCCACTATTCGGCTCGTTGTTGTTTCTGAAAGATCATATAAGTCACCATAAACCCAGCGCTTGGCAACAACTGCTTGCAGAAAATGAGCAGAACGATATTAGTTTGGATGACTTTTCGTCGGAACAACTGGAAACATCAACGACCTTCAATCGGTGCCCGGATGAAGATGATTATTTCGTGTCGAGTCTATTGTCCCATTTGAGACGAATCGACCCTTCAAAGAAGCTACTTTGTCGAATGGAAATTCAAAGGGTGGTCAACGAGTATGCCTATGGGCATTCCCGGCTTCCTCAGAAGCATTTGGATCTGGAAGGTTTAGTCCGAGAATCTTGCGAGGGCTTGAGCGAAGAATATTTAACCGAGGAGATCAACCCTTCGCAGATGTGA
- the LOC129755251 gene encoding uncharacterized protein LOC129755251, with translation MSQCTLDDDFIISEVYARPELWDKSLGVSRKLRVVNKIWRNLAQKHEVPEEVLKKRWRFLRDAFSSNLLNIPKSVLQSSSDRLDYEKYVTWPLFGSMLFLKDHIGKRGPNWNIWQRAVAAIEQDETSFDGFSPEQPETSSKQPETYSTESETSNKQPEKQRRQSKTSSNKTETYSKPPETSRKRTADRLPDEDDHFVSSLLSHLRRINPAQKLLCRMEIQRVVNEYAYGQIRLPQTRLDLDGLVRDTCEGLSEEYFTEEVSSL, from the exons ATGTCGCAATGCACACTTGATGACGATTTTATTATCAGCGAAGTCTACGCACGGCCTGAACTGTGGGATAAGTCGTTAGGTGTAAGTCGCAAACTAAGGGTTGTTAATAAGATCTGGAGAAATTTAGCCCAAAAACATGAAGTGCCAG aGGAAGTACTCAAAAAACGTTGGAGATTTTTGCGGGACGCGTTTTCGTCGAACCTTCTTAACATACCGAAGTCAGTTTTGCAAAGTTCCTCAGACCGACtggattatgaaaaatatgttacCTGGCCACTGTTCGGATCGATGTTGTTTCTGAAAGATCACATTGGGAAGCGAGGACCGAATTGGAACATTTGGCAGCGAGCGGTTGCAGCAATTGAGCAGGACGAAACAAGCTTTGATGGCTTTTCGCCGGAACAACCGGAAACATCAAGTAAACAACCGGAAACATATAGCACTGAATCGGAAACATCAAACAAACAACCAGAAAAACAAAGGAGACAATCAAAAACATCAAGCAACAAAACGGAAACATATAGCAAACCACCGGAAACATCAAGGAAGAGGACCGCTGATCGGTTGCCGGATGAAGATGATCATTTCGTCTCGAGTCTGTTGTCCCATTTGCGACGAATCAACCCTGCACAGAAGCTACTTTGTCGGATGGAAATTCAGAGGGTGGTCAACGAGTATGCCTATGGACAGATCCGGCTTCCGCAAACGCGTTTGGATCTCGATGGTTTGGTCCGTGACACATGCGAGGGTCTGAGCGAAGAATATTTTACCGAGGAGGTCAGTTCCTTGTGA